The Phragmites australis chromosome 15, lpPhrAust1.1, whole genome shotgun sequence genome window below encodes:
- the LOC133892174 gene encoding uncharacterized protein LOC133892174, whose translation MRANGRLPYDDHERAIKLLYSLDCKVWEVKVIAIIESPIYETLTVDELYSKIRFTKIDNETKAKYKNPSNPQSIAFVSGGGQSSDSSNLINTSHFGFALSSLVSITEEQVDALGDEELALIKKKFNRFYENKRNRRRGNSKGYFECGDPKYFSADCPKKKKKVEADKPMYKKKKYFDREALKKDFRKKFKVKGRAFLTSLSDFDADSSDDDSSSSSEDEDKKKKKIIDNLNGLCFMAGNNSDTELDLEVQLSADELFMKIDELEDALVAQDRNLKYASMVDELEKAKLVLEELKSRSILLGACKNCPILKFELSENYAKLKDFENKLANASSPKAIILACDTCASLLNELHTCQAEMFRLEDENKLHRSMLSWVSTSEPQLGGQRFGQHVDHGFELFAPHDQKSQMVLHPYPREYITFGDDNSEKVISVGVIKVNDSSVLKEVVLVDNMKYNLLSVSQLLEDGFEVSFKRNASLVIDSFGDLVCGEQELSESIFVNEDFPALVDGDDAGFHPSPAAQELPSASIT comes from the exons ATGAGAGCGAATGGTAGACTTCCCTATGATGATCATGAGAGAGCTATAAAACTGCTTTACAGTCTAGATTGTAAGGTTTGGGAGGTCAAAGTCATTGCTATTATTGAGTCCCCTATCTATGAAACTCTCACTGTGGATGAGTTGTATAGCAAGATTAGATTTACTAAGATTGACAATGAGACTAAAGCCAAATATAAGAATCCGTCAAACCCTCAGAGTATAGCCTTTGTTTCGGGAGGTGGCCAGTCGAGTGACAGTTCTAATCTTATTAACACCTCACATTTTGGTTTTGCTTTATCatctttggtttctatcacagaagAACAGGTGGATGCTCTTGGAGACGAGGAGCTAGCACTGATCAAGAAGAAGTTCAACCGCTTCTatgaaaacaaaagaaaccgAAGGAGAGGCAACTCCAAGGGTTATTTTGAGTGCGGAGATCCGAAATACTTCAGCGCTGACTgccccaagaagaagaagaaggtcgaGGCTGACAAGCCTATGTACAAAAAGAAGAAGTACTTTGATCGTGAGGCTTTGAAGAAGGACTTCCGCAAGAAGTTCAAGGTGAAGGGACGTGCCTTCCTCACCTCCCTCAGCGACTTTGATGCTGACTCAAGCGATGATGATTCCTCAAGctcaagtgaggatgaggacaagaagaagaagaagatcatcgaCAACCTCAATGGCTTGTGCTTCATGGCCGGCAACAATAGCGACACCGAGTTGGACTTGGAGGTACAACTTTCTGCTGATGAGCTCTTTATGAAAATAGATGAACTAGAAGATGCTTTGGTAGCTCAAGATCGCAATCTCAA ATATGCTTCTATGGTAGATGAGCTTGAGAAAGCTAAGCTTGTTTTAGAAGAGCTTAAATCTAGATCTATTTTGCTAGGAGCTTGCAAAAATTGCCCAATCTTGAAATTTGAGCTTTCTGAGAACTATGCTAAGCTTAAGGATTTTGAGAACAAACTAGCTAATGCTTCTAGCCCTAAGGCTATTATTTTAGCTTGTGATACATGTGCTTCCTTGTTAAATGAATTGCATACTTGTCAAGCTGAAATGTTTAGATTAGAAGATGAGAACAAGCTGCATAGGTCTATGTTGAGTTGGGTGTCTACCAGTGAACCACAATTAG GAGGACAGAGGTTTGGACAACATGTGGATCATGGATTCGAGCTGTTTGCACCACATGATCAGAAATCCCAAATGGTTCTCCATCCTTACCCCAGAgagtacatcacttttgggGATGACAACAGCGAAAAGGTAATATCAGTTGGTGTCATCAAGGTAAATGATTCCTCTGTACTCAAGGAGGTTGTTTTGGTCGACAACATGAAGTACAATTTACTATCAGTTTCGCAACTTCTGGAGGATGGCTTTGAAGtgagcttcaagagaaatgctTCCCTCGTTATTGATTCttttggtgatcttgtgtgtg